The segment GTCGGTTGTTTTTCTCACTATCGTGCCAATATTCAAGATGAAATCGATACATTGCTAAACCAAGAAGTGTGGCCAGCGGTTTGGGAAGAGGGTTACCTTGCATTTGAAGATGCTCAAGTAAAGCTAAAAGATAAGACAAAGCAGACGTATGAGCACTTAGATATTATCGCTAAGCTTGCAACAGTAGATACCGATGCTGAAAAGGCAGAAAAACTATTAGCAGAAATGCGGCAAGATGACGAGAACTTTGAAGAGTCTTCTGCACTTACTGAGTGGATCACGCAAGGTATTTTATTCCAAAAGCTTCGCGGTGAAACCCAAGACCTTTATCGTTTTAAATATGCGTCAGGTTTAACCAAAATGCGATCGTCAACGTTAATCGACAAATGTATTGTTGGTCTTGATATTGAAGCATCAGATTACTCATCGCCAGTGACTCAAGAATTGTCTCTTTCACGAGTGAACAGTGTGAGGAATGGCAGTTACCCATTGCGATATGGGCAACCTTTTGTTGATGCAATAGCCGAGGCATCTTTACTATCACCACTAGGCAACTGTAGCGCAATTATACGTAAGCTCCCTTTCAACCAGGAGCCGAAATTGTGTTTTGTACCACAATGGTTGGTAGAAGGAGAGGCAGGTTCTACATCTGAGCAAATCACTGTTGACGCCATATTTCCACCTGTTGTTTTTCAGGAGGTGTTTGGGGAAAGTGGTGATCTCATTCCACCAAATATGGCGACTCTAGTAAGAGGTGCGTACAGTACTAAAAATGGACGAGTTGAAATTGGGGGCAATCAGGTTCCATATCAGGACACCAATATCACTATCCAAGCTGATGACTCTAATACGGATCTATGGCAACTCATTGAGTCGCTAGTGAGTAAGGATCGGTTTATTAGTGCACTAGATTTAGTGCTCGTGAAAAGTAAGGCACTTGCTATCGAGAAGTTTGAACAACAAAGTGAATTTGTGGATGTTGTTTCTAAAGCGAAGTTGCTGACTTTGAAGTATGTATTGTTGATTGGTTCTTAGCTATGAAATTCTGTGAATTTTATCCAAATTACATGTTAGAAAACCTTAAGTCAGAGGCTGAGTTCTTTTTTGATTCTCAATTCAAGAACCGTTTTATACAAGCATTGGATTCTCCGGAATTAACACTGACAGAGTTCTGGTATTTAACCAAAGATTTACTGGCAACAGAAGAAGATCTAGATAGTGCGCGCTTGAGACTTGGCAAAAGACCAACTCAAGAGGAGTTGGCCGCTGGAATTAGTGCTGGCTTAAAATTCGATCCAATTTGTGATTCAGTAGCTTTGGAACCGGGTGCTATAGATGCCTATGCTGATCCTGTTTATAAACAGGTGGTAAAGCGTTATTCCGAGCAACCACCACATGATCCTATTTTAGACAAACTAAACCTGCCGTTTGACACTTATACAACGCCTGCGCAGCGTGAGGCGGTGCGTTTGACGCTTGCTTCAAAGCCTGATGCTACAGTCATCGTTAATTTGCCAACGGGGTGTGGAAAAACTCTGGTCACTGAAACGCTTACCGGGTTGAGTTGCGCGGATGAACTCACCATTGTAGTGATACCAACCACTGCGTTGGCACTGGATCAAGCTAAACGTATGAAAGCATCGATATCTCGAATGGGTTACCAACCCTGTGCTGAGTACGCATGGCGAGGAGAGTTGAGTAAAGATACGAAAGCTCAGATAAAGTCGGATATTTTGTCCGGAAAGCAACGTGTGTTGTTTGTGTCGCCGGAATCTATGGTGAGTGGGATTCTGCCAACTCTGTTTAAAGCGGCTGAGTCTAAAATATTAAAGAATGTTGTGTTTGATGAGGCTCACCTAATTGACACTTGGGGAGATGATTTTAGACCAGAGTTTCAAAAACTAGGTGCATTATTAGAGGCGCTAAAAAAGAAAGGTGGTTGTTTTAGGAAAGTTTTTCTGTCCGCAACATTTACCAATCAGTCTCTTGCTACTATCCGAGCGTTGTTCGGCGTTACTCACAACCGACCGACTTTGATCAACGGTGCTTTCTTACGCCCGGAACCTATTTGCTTAAAGCAAATAGTTAAAAAGGAAGACTACATATCAACGGTGGTTAAAAAGGTAATTGGCTCCCCAAAGCCTTTGATTGTGTATGCATCTACTAAGCAAGAATGTACAGATATCTTTCAGCAACTATCGGCAAAAGGCGTCAATAGAGTTTGCTTGTTTACTGGAGATACGAGAGACACTCAACGCTCGGATATCATTGAAAAATGGGATGCCAACAACTTAGATATTATTGTAGCAACGACAGCTTTCGGCGTTGGTATGGATAAAGGTGACGTACGAACAATAATTCATGCTGGCTTGAGCCAAAATATTGATGGCTATTATCAAGAAATAGGTCGAAGTGGTCGAGATGGAAAAGCTTCGTACTGTGAAGTGATTTATCACAGCGGCCAACTTACCAATCGCAGTCGCAGTAATACAATTGGTATTGAACTGGGTTTTGAACGTTGGAACTCAATGTGGAAACAGCGTTTTGAAGTCGGTGATAACTTATTTGAGATTAAGGTAAATACTCAGGCAAGTCATATAGAAAGAAACTCTGATGCTAACGCAACATGGAACTGGAAAACGCTGTTACTGATGCAACGTGCAGGTTTGCTGCGTTTGTGCTACCCAGACGCCACGTTAGTCCCGGATAATGAAGAGTGTTGGGATGAATTTTGGTCTGATTTTACCAATAAAGTAATGGTAGAAGTGACCCATGATAGGCACGTAATCAAGGATACATGGGAAGAGTTGGTTAATGCACACCGTGCTCAAGAAAACAAAGTTCTCAACAAGCGTGGAGAGTTATTGCTTGATTGGATCACTGATAAAAATCCTCTAGGCGAAGTTTTGCAAGAAAGCTTTACGCTAGATAACTTTATTCCATTGAAAGTATGTGGTCGAAGCGATGTAGAGAACGGAAGGACGAGAGACAAGACCTTAGTGGGCGATGTTTTCACTGTATCTCAACCTACCTGTGACTCGAACAATCTTTATCAGTTTTATTTCGAACCGACATCAGGCTTTGTCGAACGTTTGATTAGTGTATTTAAACACAAAGTAATCAGGGAAGAGGTGACAACCCTTGTTTGTAGCGAACATTTTTTACAGTTAGCAAAACCTTATTTAGATAACTTTGCTAATAAGGTTTGGTTCCATATCCCATTTAGTCAATACGAATATAATGATCAAATGTTGTATGAGCACAGGAAATTCATCGTACAGAATGAAACCGACATGAATTCAATATTAAAGGTGCCAATCACCTTTATGGAAAAATTTCCTAATTATTATTTTGGAAACTCCGAATTAAAAGATCCGCTGAACGACCACAGAAAATGGTGGGAGTCGAGCAACAACATTAAGAATATAACCACTTTGGCAAATTTATAATTATGGCAATTATTAACAACGCACACCCAGGTAGTCATATACCGACGCTACAATTAATAGATGAACTGTTGAACAACATAAAGTCAAAAAAAAGTGAAGCAACAATATTAGAATCAAAACTACTCAGTTCAACGATGCCTGATGCTCTTTATTTAAAGCAGGATTCTGATGGTGATCTTAAACTTAATGAAAATGCCCATAAAAAGATGCGAGAATCTTTATCCTTTTGGGGTAAATATGGGCTTTGGGAGGTATCTACGTCAGAAGAGGGAAAAGCATATTCTGCAATTAGTCCTCTCTGTAATTCTTCCAACCTGCCCAAGCGTATTATCGATGTTATCTCTAAACAGTATATTAGAGATGGCGAGTTAATTATCTCATTATATGATTACGTCAAAGATGACGACCTATCTAAAGACTTTTCGTTGTTTGTATTGGCGATGTGCTTTTTCCTGTATCAAGAAGAGTTAACATTTGTAAAAAACAAGCCGTTCACAGTATCTGAAGCTTATGAATTGATGGTTAGTAGTGTGACTCCTCAAGCAGCAAAAATTACTTACAACAGAAGTAATGAGTCTGCTGGGGTAATTAATTACGGACACATGCTCGGATTTTTAGAGATCGTAGGTAAAGACACCTACATTCCAGATCCGACGAGGTTTATACAGTGGCACTTGGACAGTATTTTTGAGTCCGAAAGTGAAATGTCTCTTCAAGAGTTTCTTGACCAATTAAACCGTATTTTGCCGATCTTCGATACTGGATCATATCAAACTGAACTTTCCAATCCGCAACAGGATTCGGCTCAGAGATATCTCAATACCAACAGACCAGAACTCGTATCACGTGTTGGCAGTATTCGACTTTCTTCATCTATTAGCCTTGCCCTTATTCGTTTGGAGGCGATGAATGTTCTTCGTCTAGAAGCTCGGTCAGACAGTAGTCAGCGTTTTGAATTGACGTTGCCGAAGGCGACGATCACGGAAGTTACGAACATCAGATTTAATAGAGCGGAACAAAAATGAGTATCCAAGCATATTGGCCAAGCTTCAAAAATATTGAAACCTGCATTCTGAGCGAAGCCGAACGATTGAGTGATAAGTTGCTTCTTGCAGTACATCACCCAATGAAGTTAGTTGTGACTTCTTACGGCTCAGAAGAAATACTTGCTAAAACTCAGCAGGAATTGCTGGAACAACTGTTAGCTCATAATAATATTATTCCCTTAGTCGGAGAATCTGGTAGCGGTAAGTCTCACTTGATACGTTGGTTGAACGCTGTTGCTAACAATCATCCTAAAGCAGAGCAAGAGAAGTGGCATATTATTAGGATTCCAAAGAATGCGAGTTTATCTCAAGTACTAGAGATTCTACTTCGCGACTTGGAAGGCGATATATTTGACAATGCGCGCGATCAAATAGGTAAAGTCGCCAATTCCCTAGACCGTGACACAACCACAAGCCTAATGTTCGCACATATTGTCGAAGCGTTTCGAGAAGTCCCTGCTAGGCTGCAAAAACAGCATCAAGCGCTCCAGTCTGAAGGAAAAATGACTCAAGAAAAAGGGCGAGAGTTTATGGCAGAAATGTCATTTGCGAGTGAACTCCAGCACTTTTTTGATGACCCACATATTAAAGCAAAATTTTCTGGCAAAGATTCAGCGGTTAGTGCCCGGGTTTCACGATTGATTGAAATTAAGTCTTATGCGGAACTTTTAGAAGATAATTTTCAAGTTGTTGCCGACGATTTCAAATTCACCAGTGGCGACGAGGTCTCAACGCAATTGGGCGCTAGAGCACGTAGAGCCTATGCTAATCTCCAATTAGAAGCACCAGATGGGGCCAAGCGTCAAATGGCCGCAGAGATGACAAATAAGGCTATTGAACGAGCTTGTAAGTTAATGTTCAATCGCCTATTTCAGTTTAGCACGGGTAACTTCCAAGATTTATTCAAAGAGATCCGAAAGTATCTATTGAAGCAAAACAGAACTTTGGTAGTGCTAGTTGAAGACCTTGCAGCGATTTCATCCATCGATGATGTGCTGATAGAAAGTCTTTTGGAGCAGGATATAGATGACGGAGTACAAGTACTCTGTCCTATGAAGTCCGTGATTGCAACAACAGATGATCTAGAGAGTTACAAGAGTCACCGAAATACAATTTGGACTCGAGGTCGTTTTGAGTGGCGACTGCCAACGGATTTCGATGTTGAGAACTTCCCGGAACTTAAGTTTACATCCGAGGATGTCGTTGATTTTTGTGCACGCTACTTAAATGCTGCCCGTCACGGTGTTGACGCACTTGACGGGTTGATTAATGTTAAAGAGATTGAGGCAGGGTTAATAACCTGGAGTACTGACCTAGAAGAATCAGAGCAAAAGACGTTGGATGACTTTGGTTATTCTAACGTCTCCATATCCTCTGACAGTTCTGGAGAAAATGGAATTCCTCTGTTTCCATACAACAAGCAAGCAATTACAAAGTTAGCTAAGAAGCATGTTTTTAAAGGAAACCGAACTCGATTCAATCCTCGGGTAGTGATCCAAGAAGTATTATTGGCTATTCTCCGCGATCATAGAGAACGTTTTATTCAAAATGGTTACCCAAGTGCTTGGTTTGAAGAGCAACTTAGTGAGTTTCGTAATGATGAAACGGCTATGATAGTTGACCGAAACATCCAGGACAAAGGTATGGTAAGGCGTCTGATTGGCTTTATGTCTTTGTACTCGGACGCTGCTACAAGTGAAGATTGTTTCAAACAAGTCTCTAAACGACAGGCTCTAGCCTTTGGTCTAGATGCTTCATTGTTGCCTGAAGAAATTTCCCTAGAAGCGACAGGTCAAGCAGTATTCAAACCGAACCCTGGTAGGCTTGAAGATATTGGGATGAAACCGTCTAGCACTGAAGACAAGAAGCGTAAACAAGATGACTCGAAAACCTCAGGTTCACAAGGAACATCAAAAGTAAATCTACATGACGATGAAGTTGTTGAAATAGTGAATGCATGGTTCTCGGGAAAATCAGCGTTAGAGCAAAAACCTAGTAATGCATTGCGACTAGCACTTTTCCAAATGCTTGAACAACAGAAAGGGTTCGCTGACTATTCGGTAAATACAAACAACGTATGGGGCGGAAAAAACCAGAGTCTATTGAACGCGTTTTTTAAGCAAGGTGCGTTAACCTTAATCTATTTACCAGGTTCTAGATCAAACCCTCAAAATTCGAAAGTGAACGCTTTTGGTGATAAAGAGTTATCGTCTTCTCTTGATGCCTTGCTGTTAAAGAAGCAAATGATAGCTATTATGCGCTATGCATTTGAAAATAAAATAGATAATAATGATAAAAACATTCAAAGACCTGGTTGGTCATACGATCAAGGACTGGAAGACTACGCACTATACATGCAGTTTGCGCAGAAATGGGTACCGGTCGCTATGGCAAGATGTATGGAGTTAGCAAAGCAAACGGCACACACTCCAATTAGCAATCATGCCGCGTTAGCAAATAGCATGGGGTTTGAGTTATCAGGTATCGACAAGGCCCTAAATCAGTTAGTAAAAACGTCGAGCCAGATTAAAAGTGAACTGCCACCGGCAATCAATCCACAACATAAAGCTGTATTCGATAAATGGCTGATAGAGTGGGATGAATTGCGAACCAAGTGGTTAAACACCATGTTAATTGGTACAAACAACGCGATACATCCAGTTACGTTCGCTAATGCATTTCGTAACAGAGACAAAGTCGTTAGGTCGACCAGTGAACTAGTCGCTGTCATGCAAGAAGTAAAGGCATCTAGTACTTCATTAAGAGAGTACTTGGAAGGTTCAGAAACGAAAGAACAACTTCGAGAATTATTAGAACTACTGGACATCAGTTATAAAAACATTCCAGCAGAGATGATGCCTGATTATGAAGTGAGTGTAAAAACCGTGCGCTTGAGAGTTAAGCAATTGGGTGAAATAGTGACCTCTCAGACCCCCCCTCTGGCAGGATTGTTGTCACTGTTAAAATTTAACCAGTTTGGGTGGTAATGAGTGAGTTTTGAATCGCATTCCAACAGAAAGAAAAGAAGCCATATTGAAGAAGCTACTACCTCCTTATTCAATGTCTGTAAGCCAAGTAGCAAAAGAGGAAGGTATTAGCCCAGCAACCCTGTATCATTGGCGGCAGCAACTTAGACGTTCAGGAGCCGCTGTGCCAAATAGTAATACTTCATCAGAGCAGTGGTCTGCTCAAACTAAACTCGCCATTGTCGCTGAAACCTACTCGATGACGGAGAATGAACTCAGTCAGTATTGTCGCGAGAAAGGCTTGTTCCCTGAACAAGTGCAAGATTGGCGAAGTGAGTGTATGCAAGGGTTTATGTCTGTTAAAGAGCGTGAGGCTGAAGCCAAGAAACAAGCTAAAGCTGACAAGCTTGAAATTAAAGAGCTGAAAAAAGAGTTACGCTTTAAAGAAAAAGCGTTAGCTGAAACCGCAGCACTCTTGGTTCTGCGAAAAAAGCTGAGAGCCTTTTACGGGGAAGAGCCAGAGGAAGATTAACCTCAACCGATGAAAGGCACTACTTGGTCACTCTTATCCACGACGCTCAGCAAAGTGGTTGCCGATTGGAGTACGCTTGCCATGAGGTTCAAATCGACTTGAGGACGTATCGACGCTGGTATCAGCAAGGTGAAATAAGGGCAGACAAAAGACCGACATGCACCAGACCTGCGCCTGCTAACAAACTCTCACAGCAAGAACGTGATGCGATTATCGAGGTGTGCAACCGCCCTGAATACGCGAGTTTACCACCAACTCAAATTGTTCCGACGTTGCTTGATAATGGTGAGTATATCGCTTCGGAGTCGAGCTACTATCGGGTTTTGAAAGCGGAAGGTCAACTTCATCCCCGAGGTCGTCAGCGAAGTCGACAAAGGCAGGCTAAGCCAACAAGTTATACGGCAACAGGTCCCAATCAAGTGTACACATGGGACATTACTTACTTGCCATCTAGGGTTCGCGGTCAGCACTATTATCTCTACGTGATTGAAGATATTTATAGCCGAAAAATCGTTGGTTACGATGTTTATGAATGTGAATGCGGTGAGTTAGCATCACAGTTATTACAGCGGACGCTGATGCGCGAGCAGTGCTTTAATCAGTCACTGGTACTTCACTCGGACAATGGTGCGCCAATGAAGTCACTGACGTTCAGAGCGAAAATGGATGAGCTTGGTATTACTTCATCATACAGTCGCCCGAGAGTCAGTGATGATAACCCGTATGTTGAGTCGCTGTTCCGCACAGTGAAGTACATGCCTAGCTGGCCAACAAAAGGCTTTGAACAACTCGATGCAAGTCGTAGTTGGGTTGAGGCGTTCGTGCGTTGGTACAACACCGAGCACAAGCACAGTAAGTTAAATTACGTTACGCCATCAGAGCGTCACAGTGGTAAAGATAGCGAGATTTTAAGGCGTCGTTCTGATGTATTGTCGATAGCAAGAAAACGACACCCTGCGCGTTGGTCAGGCAAAATTAGGAACTGTGAACCCGTTGGTGAGGTTCATCTAAATCCAGAAAGAGAAGCCGCTTAATAACTAAGCGAATGATGACAACAACCTTGAAAAACGCCGGACCCCTAAATCAGCAATTGCTCTAAACCTAACTCAAGACGATCCTGTGAAATTACTGAATAAAATCAACGGAGTCGAACTAGATCTTTGGGTAAAAGTGCTAAATGACTGGAAAGCAATATCTCCAAAAGTAGATAAAAACATTAGAGAATTTAACGCTAAGAATGGCGTTAGCCAAATCGAGACCTACAAAAAAGTGATAAATGATCGTCTTTCATGTGTAGAAAAGTCTTTACAAATTTTAGGAGTTGCGCATGAGTCTTAAACGCCAAATAGAAGAACTGAACGAGCAAATTGGGTATTACCATAACAGTGCGAACTTGGAAGACCAGATGAGCGCACTTAAGACGATCTCTACGCGCATTGCTAACCCCTCTAGCCGAATTGAAGAAGAGGCTAAGAAATTAGAGTGCCTTAAGTTGATTGATGGGGTTGATCTCTATTGTGAGGGCGGAGAGTTATCGCTAGAAACGGCTAGAGAACGATATGTGGCATTTAAATCCCTATGGGGAGCGATTGAAGCCCAAAGTTTGGCTGATGAAGCAAACACTCTTTATGAAATGACGCAGGCTGTTAGCACGACTGCTAGCTTATTCTCTGAGAATCACCAGGTTATTTGGCAAGAGTGGGCGAAAGAGCAAAAAAGCCTAGCAAACGTAAATGACGTGATTCTGGAGCAGCAGAAGTCCGTCCATCGCAATGTTGATTTGTATAAAAAGTATATAGATAGGAAAAGGGATTTTGATAGCCAAATGGATGGCTTTACTTTTGATCAAGGGCAGTTAGCTAGAATTCAACAGTTTGCGAAACAGTGTGCGGAACTCAAATCGCAAATGAATACGGAAGCGTTGCCGGAAGGTGTAAAGAAGCTTTTTGATGCGTTGAACAACGCCGGTGCTGTTGCGCTCGTATCCATGCTGACACCAGAAGTTATGGATTGGTTAGAAAAGAACAATAAACTCGATACATTGATGGTAAAACAAAGATAATGACCACGATCGATAAAGATAAGCTCATTGAAGCATTAGATAAAATAGAAGACAAAGAATCTGAGTTATTGGCTTGGGGGGACGTTGAAGTTTTCTCTACCCGCGCGGAGATTGAGTCTAGCCTTAAAGATGTCGGGGTTTCTGACTATCATGTGAACGATTATTTTGACGCTCTTATAGAGCGTTGTTTTATCTTTTCGATTGATAATGATGGCTATCGAACACGAATGGCAGAGACGGTGCGCTTGCAAGTGTTGTCTCGCCAGTGGTTCTCTAAACAAGAAATTGAAGACGCTAAACCGCTAATATCGGACTTTCGTTTTCTAAAACGACCGCGCCAATATCCAAAGCGAGATAACGATGCACAAACGCTAATTACTCAATGGGAGCGAAAGAATCTATTCCAGTCATCGAATGAGAAAGCCATTCTTAGTAATTTATTGAAAAAAGGAGACGACTGGTTTCAGTTGTCAGGTTTTCAGGTGCGCTCGACAGAGCGCATCCTTACAAAATATGAGCAGCATAGACGTAAAAGGGCTTATCATCCTAGCGCGACGATTGTTTGTGCCGGCACTGGTAGCGGTAAAACACTCTCTTTTTACCTACCTGCGATGACTAAACTGGCAGCCGATTTAATTAATGATGATGATCGACGAGTACGCATTCTTGCGATTTATCCTCGTAAAGAACTTCTGAAAGACCAGTTTTCGGAAACCTATCGAGAAGCACGTAAGTTGGATGATTTCTTAGAATCCAAAGGTAAGCGAAAAATCACCATTGGCACGTTTTATGGTGATACGTTATCTGAGTGTTATGCAGATGATGGTGCGGTATTTGGGCCAATGGTTTGCCCAAAACACGATTGTGGTGGCATCCTAAAGTTCAATAAGCAATCAAAACAGGTGGTTTGCTCGAGCTGTCATGCGACTCTTTCTTCCGAGGAAGTCATCACCACACGAGAAGGTGCTCAAAAAAATCCCCCTGATATCCTTTTTACAACAACAGAAATGTTGAACCAGCGTCTTAGTGACAAGAATTTCAATCAGCTTTTTGGTGTAAACGACAGTAACATTGCTATACCTTTGGTTTTGCTTGATGAGGTGCACACTTATGAAGGCAGTACCGGAGCGCAAACTTCATTTCTATTGAAACGCTGGATGTCATTTAGCGGTATTAACCCCCATTTTGTTGGTTTATCTGCAACGCTTGCTGATGCAAAGAACTTCTTTGCAGATCTTACTGGCACCTTGCCCCAAAATACCGAATTGGTTGAGTCATTTGAGCGAGAGATTGAGGAAGAAGGTGCTGAATATCTATTAGCACTTCGTGGAGACCCTGCCTCTCAAACAGGTCTTCTTTCTGCAACGATTCAGGCTACGATGCTTGGAAGTCGCATGCTGGATACCCATGTCGGTGTAAAGAGAAATATATCGGACGATGTATTTGGTCAAAAGGCTTTTGTGTTTACCGATGATCTTGATGTTATTAACCGTCTTTACAACGATTATTTGGATGCAGAAGGTAAGCAAGACTTTTTTGGACAATTACGGCCGAGCTTAAGAAATGAAAAGCCGTTAGCTTATTTACGTTCTTCTGACAATACGAATTGCTCACGAGCGCTTAAGCGTCAACTTGGGCAAGACTGGTCTGCTACTGAGGGTATTGGTCACAATCTTGAACAAGCTAACATTGTTGAGCGCACATCAAGTCAGGATAGTGGTGTTAACCAAGGTGCAAATGTGGTTGTTGCAACCGCTTCATTAGAAGTTGGCTATAACGATCCTACAGTAGGTGCTGTAATTCAACATAAAGCGCCAAGAAATGTAGCATCTTATCTACAGCGTAAGGGACGAGCTGGGCGTCGACGCGGTATGCGACCTTGGATGTATACTATTTTGTCTGATTTTGGCCGAGATAGGATTGCCTTTCAGCAGTATGAGCAACTCATTGACCCTAAAGTCAGTACCACTAAGTTGCCGGTAGAAAATTCGCATATCCATAAGATGCACGCCTCTCTTGCTACCTTGGAGTGGTTTGTTAAAAATGACCATCAGCTAAAATGGTTAAATATTTGGAGCGCATTGAAAGACCCGCAGAAAAATGCAGAAAGGCTCGAGAATTTACATCGCGCAGTGAGTGAATTGTTGGACAACCCTTCAAAGATAGCGCAATTAACCAACCACATAAAAAATACGCTGGGGCTGAACGATGAGCAAGTTAAAGTGGTTATGTGGGCTCCACCTCGTTCAATAATGATGTCTTTTCTTCCTGAGCTTGAACAAAATCTCGCATATAGTTGGGGAGCAAGAGGTCAGTATTGGCAGGGAATTGGCGATGGTAATTCAGGACCAATGCCTAAATACATTGCATCTCAGTTGTTTTCTGGACTCAACACTCAAGGTCTATCGGTTGTACTGGATCGCTCGACTAAGAATGAAGAATGCTATAAACGAGAAAACATGGC is part of the Vibrio ponticus genome and harbors:
- the dpdJ gene encoding protein DpdJ — its product is MTTIDKDKLIEALDKIEDKESELLAWGDVEVFSTRAEIESSLKDVGVSDYHVNDYFDALIERCFIFSIDNDGYRTRMAETVRLQVLSRQWFSKQEIEDAKPLISDFRFLKRPRQYPKRDNDAQTLITQWERKNLFQSSNEKAILSNLLKKGDDWFQLSGFQVRSTERILTKYEQHRRKRAYHPSATIVCAGTGSGKTLSFYLPAMTKLAADLINDDDRRVRILAIYPRKELLKDQFSETYREARKLDDFLESKGKRKITIGTFYGDTLSECYADDGAVFGPMVCPKHDCGGILKFNKQSKQVVCSSCHATLSSEEVITTREGAQKNPPDILFTTTEMLNQRLSDKNFNQLFGVNDSNIAIPLVLLDEVHTYEGSTGAQTSFLLKRWMSFSGINPHFVGLSATLADAKNFFADLTGTLPQNTELVESFEREIEEEGAEYLLALRGDPASQTGLLSATIQATMLGSRMLDTHVGVKRNISDDVFGQKAFVFTDDLDVINRLYNDYLDAEGKQDFFGQLRPSLRNEKPLAYLRSSDNTNCSRALKRQLGQDWSATEGIGHNLEQANIVERTSSQDSGVNQGANVVVATASLEVGYNDPTVGAVIQHKAPRNVASYLQRKGRAGRRRGMRPWMYTILSDFGRDRIAFQQYEQLIDPKVSTTKLPVENSHIHKMHASLATLEWFVKNDHQLKWLNIWSALKDPQKNAERLENLHRAVSELLDNPSKIAQLTNHIKNTLGLNDEQVKVVMWAPPRSIMMSFLPELEQNLAYSWGARGQYWQGIGDGNSGPMPKYIASQLFSGLNTQGLSVVLDRSTKNEECYKRENMAFFQTLKEFAPGRMSKRYTVRALNVPDWLVPVNFEPTPGQKDILGFDIEDAFGDVSKQVLQDYVEFDGNQIAVYQPRFVKTTRAMNKTLTNKSSSVLQWHFDIREPSNSNLTPVPKNSEWFEVLKSIDFFTHDHSTSVELIRFCTGAKANIPFAQKGLDPANIFFQWQQKNAQVAIGTKLWVDSAKFSFEFSEEKIQKLLSHNDNQKGLYYQYLHDTFLNSDQFEHEYFLANWIFECVMSALFVICHERKLALNDAFEVLCSPTGKQLLLEVVNGMFQRRSTEVGDEEQGLHQRLSDYFESDSNMSAVRCALDLDPCYGQSERYFEWGKKVLGQTLCGGINAMFLKLVSDVSEQSFNIDHSWEGDKLNIWLNENEVGGIGYITKFREVYREDPLRTLGYLSHAYETGEYEQVNFDLQHFLLELSQNQVLQQGVNNIRSANSLDDRSQATKALKLQISRLGILPSHAWNSVLYSRILKKGANSSTDQCLVDLLEEWSNYEACVDIEIPLHIVAYLASRNLGGTHSDIYSNKNRIQSQLWQRGAMIREQELGFYNQFSADKNKTERLLLTQIITAKDVLVDFDTIGTWRDKLSAELKLSGKCILVFNGGDRSQVKSVLCELNVSMIEYNKMMFYPRITKVQARLSAMHITVEVRDILQ